A stretch of the Chelonoidis abingdonii isolate Lonesome George chromosome 11, CheloAbing_2.0, whole genome shotgun sequence genome encodes the following:
- the RNASEK gene encoding ribonuclease kappa translates to MSSLLCCGPKLAACGIVLSAWGVIMLVRGATSRTDPPLSLTHSGPERIYRLYEQVSYNCFIAAGLYLLLGGFSFCQVRLNKRKEYMVR, encoded by the exons ATGTCTTCCCTGCTTTGCTGCGGGCCCAAGCTGGCCGCCTGCGGCATCGTGCTCAGCGCCTGGGGCGTCATCATGCTGGTGA ggggtgccacCTCCAGGACTGACCCCCCACTCTCTCTGACCCACAGCGGCCCGGAGAGGATCTACCGTCTCTACGAGCAAGTCAGCTACAACTGCTTCATTGCAGCCGGGCTGTACCTGCTGCTCGGGGGCTTCTCCTTCTGCCAGGTCCGGCTGAACAAGCGCAAGGAGTACATGGTGCGCTAG
- the PELP1 gene encoding LOW QUALITY PROTEIN: proline-, glutamic acid- and leucine-rich protein 1 (The sequence of the model RefSeq protein was modified relative to this genomic sequence to represent the inferred CDS: inserted 1 base in 1 codon) yields LTASLLSPQCQLSALEGIKACMTCYPRACGSLRGKLAAYFLSRVDAESPQLQQLACECYALLPSLGAGFTHGLKHTECWEQELHALLATLHGLLGNLYEGAETGKEERGLREGNPGVRWVEVPFRAPSGGCEPRRPADQSSRGADASGGGVCEPRRPADRTPIRAPRGQTPVGSSEFVAPVTVPVQDVLDLVCRALNISIKNISWFGDGPLKMLLLPSVHLEILDVLAALILACGARLARWGSVLGRLFPQVLGAWSSSRDSVPLGQEKPYSAVRTRLYQVLELWVQVGGAGAGVLQGPPHRSEALLAHLLSDIAPPTDSVKLKVERPGSEGKPSAPKKPKLSEGGDAPSLHRKQDAMANSDVCKAALQGLSRAILLGGTLVKEETHRRLQELVVPLLLRLAQGDVPPGSPYTSPACRHQLYRLLLALLLAPAPACPPPLHCALRAFVQGQRDPSLQVSSFCAEALVTCSALARPRVPSLQLPFPGPAPLAGPAPADLAASPLRQTPPFPRLARPPLVATQPRLAPPPAAPFCCPRLAWRRSREEPPAAPGSDDLIMEVEESQAPVHCPRGGGGGGGVVMKASPPPAPHAATAGGGGGERRWLRPPHPASQPLQARLPPRGDGGETPLLEAPPHILEERAPPKEKGHPGGSRRWHQKEAQPSPERTADREGRGEMGVWAEADETETMLADXIDCPPDDEKEPPEPAPRGSPIRLGTPGTPPTRPPPPLCVPDGSINTAPTSTRLCRLKRKAGRFEEEKAKQKQKLQEFEGGKTPNTHVLPYCPCHGAVSSWTNPHGDTSEIGWKWSQKKPNYTFASAFKMLRARTPSPASLSTKKFFVAARQGE; encoded by the exons CTGACGGCGTCTCTGCTCTCTCCCCAGTGCCAGCTCTCAGCTCTGGAGGGCATCAAGGCCTGCATGACGTGTTACCCGCGGGCCTGCGGCTCCCTCCGG gGCAAACTAGCTGCCTATTTCTTGTCCCGAGTGGACGCTGAGTCACCCCAACTGCAGCAG CTGGCGTGCGAATGCTACGCACTGCTGCCCTCGCTAGGCGCGGGCTTCACCCACGGGCTGAAGCACACGgagtgctgggagcaggagctgcacGCGCTGCTGGCCACACTGCACGGCCTGCTGGGAAACCTCTACGAGGGCGCCGAGACTGGTAAGGAGGAGCGGGGCTTACGGgaggggaacccaggcgtccggtgGGTCGAAGTCCCCTTCAGAGCTCCTAGCGGGGGCTGCGAACCAAGGCGTCCAGCAGATCAGAGCTCCCGGGGGGCAGACGCCAGTGGGGGTGGTGTGTgtgaacccaggcgtccggcggATCGGACCCCCATCAGAGCTCCCAGGGGGCAGACGCCAGTGGGAAG CAGTGAGTTTGTGGCTCCGGTGACGGTTCCAGTCCAGGATGTTCTGGATCTTGTGTGCCGGGCTCTGAACATCTCCATCAAGAACATC agctggtTTGGCGATGGGCCCctgaaaatgctgctgctgccgtCTGTCCATCTGGAGATCCTGGATGTGCTGGCGGCCCTGATCCTGGC GTGTGGGGCCCGGCTGGCACGCTGGGGCAGCGTTCTGGGCCGGCTCTTCCCCCAGgtgctgggtgcctggagcagcagcagggactcGGTGCCGCTGGGCCAGGAGAAGCCCTACAG cgCCGTGCGCACCCGGCTGTACCAGGTCCTGGAACTGTGGGTGCAGGTGGGCGGGGCCGGCGCGGGGGTGCTGCAGGGCCCCCCCCACCGCAGCGAGGCCCTGCTGGCCCACCTGTTGAGCGACATCGCGCCCCCCACCGACAGCGTCAAG ctgaAAGTGGAGCGCCCTGGCTCGGAGGGGAAGCCCAGCGCCCCCAAGAAGCCGAAGCTCTCGGAGGGGGGAGACGCCCCCTCCCTGCACCGCAAGCAGGACGCCATGGCCAACAGCGACGTCTGCAAGGCGGCTCTGCAAG GGCTGAGCCGGGCCATCCTGCTGGGAGGAACCCTGGTCAAGGAGGAGACCCACAGG aggctgcaggagcTGGTGGTGCCGCTGCTGCTCCGCCTGGCCCAGGGGGACGTCCCCCCCGGGAGCCCTTACACCAGCCCGGCCTGTCGCCACCAGCTGTaccgcctgctgctggccctgctcctggcacccgcgcctgcctgccccccacccctgcactgcgcCCTGCGGGCCTTCGTCCAGGGCCAGCGGGACCCCAGCCTGCAG GTTTCGTCCTTCTGCGCCGAAGCCCTGGTGACCTGCAGCGCCCTGGCGCGCCCTCGGGTGccctccctgcagctgcccttccctggccctgcccccttggCCGGCCCCGCCCCCGCAGACCTGGCCGCCTCCCCCCTTCGCCAGACTCCGCCCTTCCCGCGCCTCGCCCGCCCGCCCCTCGTCGCCACACAACCTAGGCTGGCGCCGCCCCCGGCTGCCCCCTTCTGCTGCCCCCGCCTGGCATGGCGGAGGAGCCGGGAG GAGCCGCCGGCCGCGCCGGGGAGCGACGATCTCATCATGGAGGTAGAGGAGAGCCAGGCCCCCGTCCACTGCCCccgaggaggtggaggaggaggaggtgtggTGATGAAGGCTAGTCCCCCGCCCGCCCCGCATGCCGCCAccgcaggaggaggaggaggagagcgcCGCTGGCTCCGCCCACCCCACCCAGCAAGCCAGCCCCTTCAGGCCCGCCTCCCGCCCcggggagatgggggagagacCCCACTGCTGGAAGCCCCGCCCCACATCCTGGAGGAGCGAGCGCCCCCCAAGGAGAAGGGGCACCCCGGCGGGAGCAGGAGATGGCATCAGAAGGAGGCGCAGCCCAGCCCCGAGCGGACAGCCGACCGTGAAGGCAGAGGTGAGATGGGGGTCTGG gcagagGCAGACGAGACGGAGACCATGCTGGCTG TCATCGACTGTCCCCCGGACGACGAGAAGGAGCCCCCCGAACCGGCCCCTAGAGGGTCCCCGATCCGCCTGGGAACCCCTGGAACCCCCCCAaccaggccccctcccccactatgTGTCCCAGATGGTTCAATAAACACCGCCCCCACCAGCACCAGGCTGTGCC GGTTGAAGAGAAAGGCCGGCCGATTTGAAGAGGAGAAAGCCAAGCAGAAGCAGAAACTTCAAGaatttgaggggggaaaaacccCAAATACCCACGTCCTGCCATACTGTCCATGTCATGGAGCAGTATCGTCGTGGACGAACCCGCATGGCGACACGAGCGAAATCGGTTGGAAGTGGTCGCAGAAAAAGCCAAACTACACATTCGCGTCAGCTTTCAAAATGCTGCGTGCGAGGACCCCGTCTCCAGCCTCCCTCAGCACTAAGAAGTTCTTCGTGGCCGCCAGGCAGGGCGAATAA